In Microvenator marinus, one genomic interval encodes:
- a CDS encoding tetratricopeptide repeat protein, which produces MYNLLISIAISVATTALFSAVLGGKIWYGIGPGVIALIVAYILLARRSMKQVEGIMNSAQEEMKNQRIERGVEIMKSAYPIGKWQFLVSSQIDGQIGYILYMSKKFDDAEPYLRRAFKKNWVPRAMLGTLLYKRKKYDEMKEVFEDAVQHNKKEALLWNIYAYCLWKTNERDEAIKVLNRALEHIKADDKTSSNLKALQNNKKMKMRGWNLLWYQFHLDAPPAQQAQMQFRRR; this is translated from the coding sequence ATGTATAATCTCCTGATCTCCATCGCAATTTCGGTGGCCACAACGGCTCTCTTTTCTGCCGTTCTTGGTGGCAAGATTTGGTACGGGATTGGCCCCGGTGTCATTGCCCTCATCGTGGCTTATATTCTTCTGGCCCGTCGCTCGATGAAGCAGGTCGAGGGCATCATGAACTCTGCCCAAGAGGAAATGAAGAACCAGAGGATTGAACGCGGCGTCGAGATCATGAAATCGGCCTACCCAATCGGTAAATGGCAATTTCTGGTTTCCTCACAAATCGACGGTCAGATCGGCTACATCCTCTACATGTCGAAGAAATTTGATGATGCTGAGCCCTACTTGCGCCGGGCATTTAAGAAAAATTGGGTACCTCGAGCCATGCTCGGCACCCTTCTCTACAAGCGCAAGAAGTACGATGAAATGAAAGAAGTCTTCGAGGACGCAGTTCAGCACAACAAGAAGGAAGCGCTTCTCTGGAATATCTATGCGTATTGCCTCTGGAAGACCAATGAGCGAGACGAAGCTATCAAAGTACTCAACCGAGCTCTCGAGCACATCAAGGCCGACGACAAGACCAGTTCGAACCTTAAAGCGCTCCAGAACAACAAGAAGATGAAGATGCGCGGATGGAACCTTCTCTGGTACCAGTTCCATCTGGATGCTCCTCCTGCTCAGCAAGCGCAAATGCAGTTCCGGCGCCGCTAA
- a CDS encoding SEC-C domain-containing protein: MTEVNPELFKDVSRNDPCPCGSGQKFKKCHEKTLKLQKVAEKKTRSVQQLVGPNTHAWNFYKLLRMIHEDNLSALFYEFLHEEGPLRKKYPTLEAFLLASDQGEFKLPASDDFDLRRMRVDGPDVILLLNKGIHDPKAASVNLDVIRIRPNEFDASRKLRGANFRGFRIWDIERFERPKGEEVGLSDLGYTWEEAWTHPEEARSPVSPTLEAQS, encoded by the coding sequence ATGACTGAAGTGAATCCCGAATTGTTTAAAGACGTGAGTCGGAATGACCCTTGCCCATGCGGAAGCGGACAAAAATTTAAGAAGTGTCACGAGAAGACGCTCAAGCTTCAGAAAGTTGCCGAGAAAAAGACTCGTTCTGTTCAGCAACTCGTCGGTCCGAACACTCACGCGTGGAACTTTTACAAGCTCCTGCGCATGATTCACGAAGATAATCTCAGTGCGCTCTTCTACGAATTCCTGCACGAAGAAGGACCGCTCCGTAAGAAATACCCGACCCTTGAAGCGTTCCTCCTCGCTTCAGACCAAGGCGAGTTTAAGTTACCTGCGTCTGATGATTTTGACTTGAGGAGAATGCGCGTAGATGGCCCGGACGTAATCCTCTTGCTTAACAAAGGTATTCACGACCCTAAGGCAGCGTCCGTTAACCTCGACGTCATCCGAATTCGACCTAACGAGTTCGACGCAAGCCGTAAGCTTCGTGGAGCGAACTTCCGTGGGTTCAGAATTTGGGACATCGAAAGATTCGAGCGACCCAAAGGAGAAGAGGTTGGCCTTTCTGACCTCGGCTATACCTGGGAAGAGGCATGGACTCACCCCGAGGAAGCACGCTCACCGGTCTCCCCGACTCTTGAAGCCCAATCTTAG
- the glyA gene encoding serine hydroxymethyltransferase — MSWMDAVKEIDPTTWEIISNEEDRQRNTIRLIASENYASQAVMQASGSVFTNKYAEGYAGKRYYLGQEFVDQIERLAIERAKSVFGAEHVNVQPYSGSPANLEMYYALLELGDKILGMGLPHGGHLTHGWNVNFSGRFYTASAYGVNPETERIDYDEVRRIALQERPKLLMCGASAYPREIDFEAFKSIADEVGAYLVADIAHISGLVAAGVHPSPVPVADVVTSTTHKTLRGPRSGIILCKDKFAKDIDRAVFPACQGGPHVHAIAALAVALHEASQPDFKDYASTVVANAKAMAEAFLSRGYRLVTGGTDNHLLLVDLTSKDVGGKAAAVAMEKAGIVANANSIPFDTRKPFDPSGVRIGTAAITTRGMKPEHMDTIVGWIDKAVLSREDESALGRINQEVREFCQSFPVP; from the coding sequence ATGTCGTGGATGGACGCCGTAAAAGAAATCGATCCCACTACCTGGGAAATCATCTCCAACGAAGAAGACCGGCAGCGCAATACCATCCGGCTCATCGCGAGCGAGAACTACGCATCGCAAGCTGTGATGCAGGCTTCAGGGTCTGTCTTTACGAACAAATACGCTGAAGGTTATGCCGGAAAGCGTTACTATCTGGGGCAAGAGTTCGTCGACCAGATCGAAAGACTGGCCATCGAGCGTGCGAAGAGTGTCTTCGGTGCTGAGCACGTCAATGTTCAGCCCTACTCTGGCTCTCCGGCAAATCTCGAGATGTACTACGCGCTCCTTGAACTCGGAGACAAGATTCTCGGTATGGGACTTCCACATGGCGGTCACCTGACACACGGTTGGAACGTCAACTTCTCAGGTCGATTCTACACAGCCTCGGCCTACGGCGTGAATCCGGAAACCGAGAGAATTGACTACGACGAAGTCCGCCGAATCGCCCTTCAGGAGCGTCCAAAACTCTTGATGTGCGGAGCCTCAGCGTACCCTCGCGAGATAGACTTCGAAGCCTTCAAATCCATTGCGGACGAAGTCGGCGCGTATCTCGTGGCCGACATTGCTCATATCTCTGGACTTGTGGCTGCAGGCGTACACCCGAGTCCGGTTCCAGTAGCCGACGTCGTAACCTCGACCACCCATAAGACTCTAAGGGGACCGAGGTCAGGCATCATTCTTTGCAAAGATAAATTCGCAAAGGATATTGACCGCGCTGTGTTCCCTGCTTGTCAGGGCGGGCCCCATGTCCACGCCATCGCAGCCTTAGCCGTTGCACTCCATGAGGCCTCTCAGCCTGACTTTAAGGACTACGCATCTACGGTGGTCGCGAACGCAAAAGCCATGGCTGAGGCGTTTCTATCGCGCGGATATCGCCTGGTTACGGGCGGCACCGACAACCACTTGCTTCTTGTGGATCTCACGTCGAAAGATGTCGGCGGAAAAGCGGCTGCGGTCGCCATGGAAAAGGCCGGCATCGTGGCCAACGCGAATTCGATTCCGTTCGACACGCGAAAGCCCTTCGACCCTTCGGGCGTGCGGATAGGAACCGCAGCAATCACCACCCGCGGCATGAAGCCCGAGCATATGGATACGATCGTTGGATGGATTGACAAAGCGGTGCTTTCTCGCGAAGACGAAAGCGCTCTTGGCCGTATCAATCAAGAAGTTCGTGAATTTTGCCAATCGTTTCCTGTGCCCTGA